One genomic window of Staphylococcus hsinchuensis includes the following:
- a CDS encoding DUF896 domain-containing protein yields the protein MGNKDQVDIKRINELAKKKKETGLTETEAKEQSKLRKAYLDSFRKSFKQQIENTRVIDPEGNDVTPDKVKRKLDSKK from the coding sequence ATGGGTAACAAAGATCAAGTAGATATTAAACGAATAAATGAATTAGCAAAAAAGAAAAAAGAAACTGGATTAACAGAAACTGAAGCCAAAGAACAATCTAAATTAAGAAAGGCATATTTAGATTCTTTTAGAAAAAGTTTCAAACAACAAATTGAAAATACCCGCGTTATTGACCCAGAAGGGAATGACGTTACTCCTGACAAAGTTAAGAGAAAATTAGATTCAAAAAAATAG
- the tkt gene encoding transketolase: protein MNREKDQLAIDTIRALSIDAVEQANSGHPGLPMGAAPMAYTLWTRHLNFNPQSKDFFNRDRFVLSAGHGSALLYSLLHVSGSLELEELKQFRQWGSKTPGHPEYKHTDGVEVTTGPLGQGFAMSVGMAMAEKHLAGKFNKEDANVVDHYTYVLASDGDLMEGISHEAASLAGHSQLDKLIVLYDSNDISLDGDLDKAFSEDIKGRFEAYGWEHILVEDGNDIDAIDQAIEKAKKQNAPTMIEIKTVIGFGAPNKQGTHGVHGAPLGEDERKLALEQYGLDPEQRFNVPDEVYEIFQQTMLKRANEQEDDWDKLVEQYSKQYPELAEEFKLAISGKLPQNYKDELPEFEAGHSGASRADSGEVIQALSKSVPSFFGGSADLAGSNKSNVKEATDFDKDTPEGKNIWFGVREFAMGAAVNGMAAHGGLHPYAATFFVFSDYLKPALRLSSIMGLNSTFIFTHDSIAVGEDGPTHEPIEQLAGLRAIPNMNVIRPADGNETRVAWEVALESEGTPTSLVLTRQNLTTMDLSKETVEEGVRKGAYTVFESKQEPEFLLLATGSEVNLAIEAAKDLEAQGKGVRVVSMPNWHAFDQQSDEYKESVIPSSITKRVAIEMASPLGWHKYVGTEGKVIGIDGFGASAPGNLVVEKYGFTKENVLNQIQTF, encoded by the coding sequence ATGAATAGAGAGAAAGATCAATTAGCGATTGATACAATAAGAGCTTTGAGTATCGATGCAGTTGAACAAGCGAATTCAGGGCATCCTGGACTTCCGATGGGCGCAGCTCCTATGGCATATACATTATGGACACGCCATTTAAACTTTAATCCACAATCTAAAGATTTCTTTAATAGAGATCGTTTTGTGTTATCAGCTGGGCATGGATCGGCTTTACTTTACAGTTTATTGCATGTTTCAGGAAGCTTAGAACTTGAAGAGCTTAAACAATTTAGACAATGGGGTTCTAAAACACCTGGACATCCTGAATATAAGCATACAGACGGTGTAGAAGTTACAACGGGTCCACTTGGACAAGGTTTCGCTATGTCTGTTGGTATGGCAATGGCTGAAAAACATTTAGCAGGTAAATTTAATAAAGAAGATGCAAATGTTGTAGATCATTATACTTATGTACTTGCTTCTGATGGGGATTTAATGGAAGGTATTTCTCATGAAGCTGCTTCATTAGCAGGTCATAGTCAGCTAGACAAATTAATTGTGCTATATGATTCAAATGATATTTCTTTAGATGGCGACTTAGATAAAGCATTTTCTGAAGATATTAAAGGTCGTTTTGAAGCATATGGTTGGGAACACATTTTAGTTGAAGATGGTAACGATATTGATGCGATAGATCAGGCGATTGAAAAAGCTAAAAAACAAAATGCACCAACAATGATTGAAATAAAAACAGTTATCGGCTTTGGTGCTCCTAACAAACAAGGTACACATGGGGTACATGGTGCACCTTTAGGTGAAGACGAAAGAAAATTAGCACTCGAACAATATGGTTTAGACCCTGAACAACGTTTTAATGTTCCAGATGAGGTTTATGAAATATTCCAGCAAACAATGTTAAAACGTGCTAATGAACAAGAAGATGATTGGGATAAACTTGTAGAACAATACAGTAAACAATATCCAGAACTTGCAGAAGAATTCAAATTAGCTATTAGTGGTAAATTACCTCAAAACTACAAAGATGAATTACCAGAATTTGAAGCAGGTCATAGTGGTGCTTCTCGTGCTGATTCAGGTGAAGTTATTCAAGCTTTAAGTAAATCAGTTCCATCATTCTTCGGTGGCTCAGCAGATTTAGCAGGTTCAAATAAATCTAACGTAAAAGAAGCAACTGACTTTGATAAAGATACACCAGAAGGTAAAAATATTTGGTTTGGTGTTCGTGAATTTGCGATGGGCGCAGCAGTAAATGGAATGGCTGCTCACGGTGGTTTACATCCTTATGCGGCTACATTCTTTGTTTTCAGTGACTATTTAAAACCTGCGCTTCGTTTATCATCAATTATGGGATTAAATTCAACATTTATCTTTACTCATGATTCAATTGCAGTGGGTGAAGATGGTCCAACTCATGAACCTATTGAACAATTAGCAGGTTTACGAGCAATTCCAAATATGAATGTTATCCGTCCAGCAGATGGTAATGAAACACGTGTTGCTTGGGAAGTTGCTCTCGAATCTGAAGGCACTCCGACATCTCTTGTCTTAACTAGACAAAATCTTACAACGATGGACTTATCTAAAGAAACAGTTGAAGAAGGTGTAAGAAAGGGCGCTTACACAGTATTTGAATCAAAACAAGAACCTGAATTCTTATTATTAGCGACAGGATCTGAAGTTAATTTAGCGATTGAAGCAGCTAAAGATCTTGAAGCTCAAGGAAAAGGTGTACGTGTTGTATCAATGCCAAACTGGCACGCATTTGATCAACAATCAGATGAATATAAAGAATCAGTCATTCCTTCTTCAATCACTAAACGTGTTGCAATTGAAATGGCATCACCATTAGGTTGGCATAAATACGTTGGAACAGAAGGTAAAGTGATTGGTATCGATGGATTTGGTGCAAGTGCTCCAGGCAATTTAGTCGTAGAAAAATACGGCTTTACTAAAGAAAATGTATTAAACCAAATTCAAACATTTTAA
- a CDS encoding YneF family protein, whose amino-acid sequence MPVWIAIIIIVLALILGLVGGFFLARKYMMDYLKKNPPINEEMLRMMMMQMGQKPSQKKINQMMTMMNKNQDAQFKKAK is encoded by the coding sequence ATGCCAGTATGGATCGCTATAATTATCATCGTTTTAGCACTTATTTTAGGATTGGTCGGTGGATTTTTCCTTGCTAGAAAATACATGATGGATTATCTTAAAAAGAACCCACCAATTAACGAAGAAATGTTACGTATGATGATGATGCAAATGGGTCAAAAACCATCACAAAAGAAAATCAACCAAATGATGACAATGATGAATAAAAACCAAGATGCACAATTTAAAAAGGCTAAATAG
- a CDS encoding CcdC family protein, with amino-acid sequence MLYLVFSIVFAFLMGIGVVIIRMKAQKFPVNEKKIILPPFFMATGALMYVIPYFRLTGLEILECIILGFLFSIVLIWTSRFETDGTEIYMKRSKAFPIILISLLVIRTVIKIFVSNQIEPGEVAGMFFLLAFCMIVPWRLAMLYKFKKVKKSLVK; translated from the coding sequence ATGCTCTATTTAGTCTTTTCGATTGTCTTTGCTTTTTTAATGGGGATTGGTGTCGTAATCATTCGTATGAAAGCACAGAAATTTCCAGTCAATGAAAAGAAAATTATTTTACCACCATTTTTTATGGCCACAGGTGCATTAATGTATGTAATTCCGTATTTTAGATTAACAGGTTTAGAAATTTTAGAATGTATTATCTTAGGATTTTTATTTTCTATTGTACTTATTTGGACTTCAAGATTTGAAACAGACGGTACAGAAATTTATATGAAACGCTCTAAAGCTTTTCCAATTATTTTAATTTCTTTATTAGTAATTCGAACTGTTATTAAAATCTTTGTCAGTAACCAAATTGAACCTGGCGAAGTTGCAGGTATGTTTTTCTTATTAGCATTTTGTATGATTGTACCTTGGAGATTAGCCATGCTTTATAAATTTAAAAAAGTAAAGAAATCATTAGTTAAATAA
- the sbcD gene encoding exonuclease subunit SbcD encodes MKVIHTGDWHLGKILNGKSLLEDQAYILDQFINSMHNEQPDVIVIAGDLYDTSYPNKEAIQLLEKTINKLNLEMHIPLIIISGNHDGKERLDYGSRWFERSQFYIRTRLEDMNKPISINGIDFYTMPFATINEIQDYFSDDSITTHQQAVSKCLKYIQQSINNENINILIGHLTVQGGIRSESERPLTIGTVESVEEDTFNMFDKVMLGHLHHPFSINSDFINYSGSLLQYSFSEVNQAKGYRRVEIEEHQIKDQFIPLKPRRELEVVEGDYEDAIHERLAIKNKENYLHFKLKHMSHVTDPMMHLKQIYKNTLALTNQSFEFNTSIYQSDEEIQKFEDETIIKKFYEEITDETLTSAQNDKLNYILNDFLNGGDA; translated from the coding sequence ATGAAGGTTATTCATACAGGTGATTGGCACTTAGGTAAGATACTTAATGGTAAATCTTTATTAGAAGACCAAGCGTATATTTTAGATCAATTTATAAATTCTATGCACAATGAGCAACCTGACGTAATTGTTATTGCGGGGGATTTGTACGACACGAGTTATCCAAATAAAGAAGCTATACAGTTGCTTGAAAAAACAATAAACAAATTAAATTTAGAAATGCATATTCCTTTAATCATTATTAGTGGTAATCATGATGGTAAAGAACGACTAGATTATGGTTCACGTTGGTTTGAAAGATCACAATTTTATATTCGTACGCGACTAGAAGATATGAATAAGCCTATCTCTATAAATGGTATTGATTTTTATACAATGCCATTTGCAACAATAAACGAAATTCAGGATTACTTTAGTGATGATTCGATAACAACACATCAACAAGCAGTAAGTAAATGCCTGAAATACATACAACAATCAATTAATAACGAAAATATTAATATATTAATTGGACATTTAACAGTGCAAGGCGGCATTAGGTCTGAATCAGAAAGACCTTTAACGATTGGCACTGTGGAATCCGTTGAAGAGGACACTTTTAACATGTTTGATAAAGTCATGTTAGGTCATTTACATCATCCATTTAGTATTAATTCTGATTTTATTAATTATAGTGGTTCTTTACTTCAATATTCTTTTTCAGAAGTTAACCAAGCGAAAGGTTATCGACGTGTTGAAATAGAGGAACATCAAATCAAAGATCAGTTTATACCATTAAAACCTAGGAGAGAACTGGAAGTTGTAGAAGGTGATTATGAAGATGCTATACATGAGCGACTTGCTATAAAAAATAAAGAAAATTATTTGCATTTTAAGTTAAAGCATATGTCTCATGTGACTGATCCAATGATGCACTTAAAGCAAATTTATAAAAATACTTTAGCATTAACAAACCAATCATTCGAATTTAATACTTCTATTTATCAATCAGATGAAGAAATTCAAAAGTTTGAAGACGAAACGATTATTAAAAAGTTTTATGAAGAAATAACGGATGAAACGTTAACGTCTGCTCAAAACGATAAATTAAACTATATATTAAATGACTTTCTTAATGGAGGTGACGCGTAA
- the sbcC gene encoding exonuclease subunit SbcC, translated as MKPLVVKLKNFGPFLNETIDFRQLQENHLFLISGKTGSGKTMIFDAIVFALFGEASTKDRKEGELRSHFADGKSPMIVEFEFKIRNQQFKIIRQDAFHKEGNKSPTLGQLSIYELVDNQYKLIESKISSGKRYLIDLLGVNVEQFRQLFILPQGEFKRFLLSKSSEKQEILRTLFNSQRFVDIQNKLSEDINEVKSHIEQQYQLLESNWQEINTFDNEILNAHKQITARQTQKILELLPEYTEIGHSIKNELKQQKDFQSKMLKDAEIKLEKNLKLEEAFKNLKTKNEEYEKLITEESEIKTKEKLVKELNEVRPIATLVDTQQKLLDKTAKTTTELEEKQNIVIDISKQLETHSIELNQYKTNNEEIEKKREFLNQCKLFYENAQKYQTSYHSLKQLTETYDEMANKYQQQQNKLNEQKNKLNNRKADYSKIESLNEEIYKLTSHINELKQIDKRKEEHQQLAEETIQIEEKLEQSLNEIQFLKDKYASIDKSNIDLNNKQEIIANIQSAIEVGEQCPICGHEVTEVEQHVDFEDISKRHQEIAELENLLNQQQNKKIQYESELRIKREQLSKFETDIKTDTKTDDLENQLQNKENEKRQLNEENKQVEQLKEHLQQLNQAEHDSQLKLKNIDHEIKQNEITIQDFEKTTQYQDVTLFVQNYKHELKTVQDYDTSLSELERTVQNLTNKLSIEQNNVHFLSQNVSETKAELKQMDNQINSEMKKIGFDSIDQIKIVMERLPEKDKLERTIEQYKKNRQTLEIEIEQLKKQTENEQLEDITQLKSQLQEQQQSYEQIASQLSQHEYKVEFNETKIKIIKQMVEKLEEDLKEQQEIFQLSEVLSGKNPQKLTLENYVLIHYLQRILIQANKRLDIMSGQRYQLVRRQQVSQGYSGLEIDVFDNHSNRSRHITSLSGGETFQASLALALGLSEVVQEESGGISLDSMFVDEGFGTLDQETLETALDTLVGLKSTGRMVGIISHVSELKQRIPLILEVETKQYHSTTRFKMQ; from the coding sequence ATGAAACCATTAGTTGTTAAATTAAAAAACTTTGGCCCTTTTTTAAATGAAACGATAGACTTTCGACAGTTACAAGAAAATCATTTGTTTTTAATTAGTGGAAAGACTGGATCAGGGAAAACAATGATTTTCGATGCTATTGTGTTTGCATTATTTGGTGAGGCCTCAACTAAAGATAGAAAAGAAGGAGAATTACGCAGTCATTTCGCAGATGGTAAATCACCAATGATAGTAGAATTCGAGTTTAAGATTAGAAATCAACAATTTAAAATCATTCGCCAAGATGCTTTCCATAAAGAAGGAAATAAAAGCCCAACATTAGGTCAATTATCAATTTATGAATTGGTGGATAATCAATATAAATTGATAGAAAGCAAAATTAGTAGTGGAAAACGCTATCTAATTGATTTGTTAGGTGTTAACGTTGAACAATTTCGTCAGTTATTTATTTTGCCTCAAGGTGAATTCAAGAGATTTTTACTTTCTAAAAGTTCAGAGAAACAAGAGATATTAAGAACGTTATTTAATAGTCAACGATTCGTAGATATTCAAAATAAATTATCTGAGGACATTAATGAAGTAAAGTCCCATATCGAACAACAATATCAATTATTAGAATCAAATTGGCAAGAAATCAATACTTTTGATAATGAAATACTGAATGCGCATAAACAAATCACAGCTAGACAGACACAAAAAATACTAGAATTATTACCAGAATATACTGAAATAGGTCACTCAATTAAGAACGAATTAAAACAACAAAAAGACTTTCAAAGTAAAATGCTTAAAGATGCTGAAATTAAATTAGAAAAAAATTTAAAGTTAGAAGAGGCATTTAAAAATTTAAAAACTAAAAATGAAGAGTACGAAAAACTAATAACTGAAGAATCAGAGATAAAGACAAAAGAAAAATTAGTTAAAGAACTTAACGAAGTAAGACCTATTGCAACACTTGTTGATACCCAGCAAAAGTTATTAGACAAAACTGCAAAGACAACAACTGAATTAGAAGAAAAGCAAAATATTGTTATTGATATTTCGAAACAACTAGAAACGCATTCAATAGAATTAAATCAATATAAGACAAATAATGAGGAAATTGAGAAAAAAAGAGAATTTTTAAATCAGTGCAAATTATTTTATGAAAATGCTCAAAAATATCAAACATCATATCATAGCTTAAAACAATTAACTGAAACATATGATGAAATGGCGAATAAGTATCAGCAACAGCAAAATAAATTGAATGAGCAAAAAAATAAATTGAATAATAGGAAAGCAGATTATTCGAAAATTGAAAGTTTAAATGAAGAGATTTATAAATTGACTAGCCATATTAATGAATTAAAACAAATAGATAAAAGAAAAGAAGAACATCAACAATTAGCAGAAGAAACAATACAAATTGAAGAAAAATTAGAACAAAGTTTAAATGAAATCCAATTTTTAAAAGATAAATATGCATCAATTGATAAATCTAATATTGATTTAAATAATAAACAAGAAATTATAGCCAATATACAATCTGCTATAGAAGTAGGTGAGCAATGTCCTATTTGTGGTCATGAAGTAACAGAAGTTGAACAACATGTTGATTTTGAAGACATATCGAAAAGACATCAAGAGATTGCAGAATTAGAAAATTTATTAAATCAACAACAAAATAAAAAAATTCAATACGAGAGTGAATTACGTATAAAAAGGGAGCAACTATCAAAGTTCGAAACAGATATCAAAACAGACACAAAAACTGATGACTTAGAAAATCAACTTCAAAATAAAGAAAATGAGAAACGGCAGTTAAATGAAGAAAATAAACAAGTCGAGCAACTCAAAGAGCATTTACAACAACTTAATCAAGCTGAACATGATTCACAATTGAAATTAAAAAATATCGATCATGAAATCAAACAAAACGAAATTACTATACAAGATTTTGAAAAAACAACACAATACCAAGACGTAACGTTATTTGTACAAAATTATAAGCACGAGTTGAAAACTGTACAAGACTATGACACGTCCTTATCTGAACTAGAGCGCACTGTGCAAAATTTAACTAACAAATTATCAATTGAACAGAACAATGTTCATTTTCTAAGTCAAAACGTTTCTGAAACAAAAGCAGAATTAAAACAAATGGATAACCAAATCAATTCAGAGATGAAAAAAATTGGCTTTGATTCTATTGATCAGATAAAAATCGTAATGGAACGTTTACCTGAAAAAGATAAATTGGAACGCACAATTGAACAATATAAGAAGAATAGACAGACGCTTGAAATAGAAATTGAGCAATTGAAAAAACAAACAGAAAATGAACAATTAGAAGATATTACTCAACTAAAATCACAACTACAAGAACAGCAACAATCATATGAACAAATTGCCTCACAACTCAGCCAACATGAATATAAAGTAGAATTTAATGAGACAAAAATAAAAATTATTAAACAAATGGTGGAAAAGTTAGAAGAAGATTTAAAAGAACAACAAGAGATATTCCAATTGTCAGAAGTATTATCAGGAAAGAATCCACAAAAGCTAACTTTAGAAAATTACGTTTTAATTCATTATTTACAACGTATACTTATTCAAGCTAATAAACGTTTAGATATAATGTCAGGACAAAGATATCAGTTAGTTAGACGTCAACAAGTTTCTCAAGGTTACAGTGGGTTAGAAATTGATGTTTTTGATAATCATTCAAATCGTTCACGTCATATTACTTCATTATCAGGCGGTGAAACTTTCCAAGCTTCTTTAGCTTTAGCGCTTGGGCTAAGTGAAGTCGTCCAAGAGGAATCGGGAGGTATATCTCTTGATTCAATGTTTGTTGACGAAGGATTCGGTACTTTAGATCAAGAAACACTAGAGACAGCTTTAGATACATTAGTTGGTTTAAAATCAACAGGTAGAATGGTTGGCATCATATCTCATGTGAGCGAATTAAAACAACGTATCCCATTGATTTTAGAAGTAGAAACAAAGCAATATCATAGTACAACGCGTTTCAAAATGCAGTGA
- the mscL gene encoding large conductance mechanosensitive channel protein MscL, with product MFKEFKEFAFKGNVLELAIAVVMGAAFNKIVTALVTYIIMPLIGLIFGTVNFAKSWSFMGIKYGMFVQSIIDFIIIAFALFIFVKIASTIMKKEEETEEIDENTVLLTEIRDLLREKNN from the coding sequence ATGTTTAAAGAATTCAAAGAGTTTGCATTTAAAGGTAATGTATTAGAATTAGCAATTGCGGTTGTTATGGGGGCTGCCTTTAATAAAATAGTGACAGCTTTAGTTACATATATCATCATGCCTTTAATCGGATTAATATTTGGTACAGTTAATTTTGCTAAAAGCTGGTCATTTATGGGCATTAAATATGGGATGTTTGTGCAATCTATTATCGATTTTATCATTATTGCTTTTGCATTATTCATCTTCGTAAAAATTGCTAGTACCATTATGAAAAAAGAAGAAGAAACTGAAGAAATTGACGAAAATACAGTGTTGTTAACTGAAATTCGTGACTTATTACGAGAGAAAAATAATTAG
- a CDS encoding glycine betaine uptake BCCT transporter, with protein sequence MNSSDKQVSGKKISPVFIYSAIVVAIVVLIGAFLPTQFDTVTNKIKLWITTNLGWYYLILTTFIVFFCIFLIFSPIGKLKLGKPNDKPEFNTISWFAMLFSAGMGIGLVFYGAAEPMSDFAAPPSADPKTKAAYTEALRSTFFHWGFHAWAIYGVVALALAYAQFRKGEPGLISRTLRPILGNKVEGPIGTIIDVLAVFATVVGVAVSLGMGALQINGGLNYLFDIPNNVWVQAIIILIVTILFLMSAWSGLSKGIQYLSNLNISLGAILMIAVLIIGPTVLILNMMTSSTGSLLNSFLLNTFDTAAQNPQKQKWMSSWTLYYWGWWLSWSPFVGIFIARVSKGRSIREFIAGVLLVPALVSFIWFSVFGVLGIESGKKHPKLFEMTPETQLFGVFHHLPLGMILSIIALLLIGSFFITSADSATFVLGMQTSYGSLEPSNVVKVTWGIAQSLIAFVLLLAGGGDGTKALNAIQSAAIISALPFSFVVIMMMISFYKDANQERKFLGLTLTPNKHRLQDYVQHQQDDYEDDIIERRSSLRNAEKYEEHSEK encoded by the coding sequence ATGAATTCTTCTGATAAACAAGTAAGCGGTAAGAAGATATCTCCTGTTTTTATCTATAGTGCAATCGTTGTTGCGATTGTTGTTTTGATTGGTGCTTTTTTACCAACTCAATTCGACACAGTTACTAACAAGATTAAGCTATGGATTACTACTAACCTTGGATGGTATTACTTAATTCTTACTACGTTTATTGTATTCTTCTGTATTTTCCTAATCTTTAGCCCAATTGGAAAGCTGAAACTCGGTAAACCGAACGACAAGCCAGAGTTTAACACGATTTCATGGTTTGCAATGTTATTCAGTGCAGGTATGGGAATTGGACTTGTATTCTATGGCGCTGCAGAACCAATGTCAGACTTCGCAGCACCTCCAAGTGCAGATCCTAAAACTAAAGCGGCGTACACTGAAGCTTTACGTTCAACTTTCTTCCATTGGGGATTCCATGCATGGGCAATTTATGGTGTAGTAGCATTAGCACTTGCTTATGCACAATTTAGAAAGGGAGAACCAGGACTGATTTCAAGAACATTACGCCCTATTTTAGGTAATAAAGTAGAAGGTCCAATAGGGACAATCATTGATGTTTTAGCAGTATTTGCTACAGTCGTAGGTGTAGCCGTATCACTAGGTATGGGTGCATTACAAATCAATGGTGGACTAAACTACTTATTTGATATCCCAAACAATGTATGGGTACAAGCCATCATTATTTTAATTGTTACAATTTTATTCTTAATGAGTGCTTGGTCTGGTTTAAGTAAAGGTATTCAATATTTAAGTAACTTGAATATCAGCTTAGGTGCCATTTTAATGATTGCGGTATTAATTATCGGCCCTACAGTATTAATCTTAAACATGATGACAAGCTCAACAGGTAGTCTATTAAATTCATTTTTATTAAATACATTTGATACTGCCGCACAAAACCCTCAGAAACAAAAATGGATGTCTAGTTGGACATTATACTACTGGGGTTGGTGGTTAAGCTGGAGCCCATTCGTTGGTATTTTCATCGCACGTGTATCAAAAGGACGTTCAATTCGTGAGTTTATCGCAGGTGTTCTTTTAGTTCCAGCTCTCGTAAGTTTCATTTGGTTCAGTGTGTTTGGTGTACTTGGTATTGAATCAGGTAAAAAACACCCTAAATTATTTGAAATGACACCAGAAACTCAATTATTCGGGGTATTCCATCATTTACCTTTAGGCATGATTTTATCAATTATTGCCTTACTATTAATTGGTTCATTCTTTATTACTTCAGCCGATTCAGCTACGTTCGTATTAGGAATGCAAACAAGTTACGGATCATTAGAACCATCTAATGTTGTCAAAGTAACTTGGGGTATTGCTCAATCACTTATCGCATTCGTATTATTATTAGCTGGTGGCGGAGATGGTACTAAAGCATTAAACGCTATACAAAGTGCTGCGATTATCAGTGCCTTGCCGTTCTCCTTTGTAGTAATAATGATGATGATATCATTCTATAAAGATGCGAACCAAGAACGTAAATTCTTAGGCTTAACACTAACGCCGAATAAACATCGTTTACAAGATTACGTTCAACATCAACAAGATGATTATGAAGATGATATTATTGAAAGACGTAGTTCATTAAGAAATGCAGAAAAATACGAAGAACACTCAGAAAAATAA